AGTATTGCTCCTTTGACTGTTAAACAAGCAAATATCTCATCCCAACCAAACCTGTAAGTTTTTTGAATTGTACTGCTGTACTATATTGTGTTGTGTTCAATAAATgtttatcattaatttaatgTGGTGGCTATATTATTTAAGGCATGATTGTGGAGTGATAATGTTGAAAGCAATGGAAATTTGGGATGGAGATGACAAATACAACGGAAAAAGCATGCCTCAATATACAACCGTAAGTAGCAATTGTGTTTGTTAAGATTATCACATGTGTTGGTTTGTAATGGGGAAATTGTTGGTTTCAGGAGGACCTGCTTGGGATCAGAAAGAAGTATGTATGTGACTGGATCCTGGACAACGAGAACATAAGACGAATGGAAGCCATAGAGCTATATGACATTTTTTAGGATTGGTTACCCATGAAAAATTTGTTCTTGTAACACAACATGTTTATATATGTACATAATGGAAGTTGATAATGTAGACATTGTTTATGTAATAAGATTATTGGTTGGaatttgaattcaatttttttgacgttgtgtttgttttaatgaataaatgttttattgaaaaaatcagGCACCTTTGTAATAAGTATTCGAATAGTAAGCGAAGGTTTAATAAGTGAAATTAAGTGTGGTTATTGCAAGGGAGTTGACGAAGTTCTGAGTTCGGGTGGTGCAAAAAGGAAATTATAATCGTTTACAGTGGGTTAGTAAAGAGTTACGGGACAATACtgtgtgttttgtacacaaaagAGGATGATGTAATCGTTTACACCccccttgtaaacgattacgcgagagaaaatcctgttttgtacagaaagttcaCCTGAGGTAGTCAGTCAGGATAACGTGGGTGACCAGTGACCAAAGTAGTATTTTTCAGTGACATCTGCACATGTGTCTGTGAAGGTGGAGGTGCTTGAGTGTTGGTAGATGGTCGGGGGTGATGTTAGGTGACCCCAAGCAGTGTGGAAGAACCCAATCTGAGTGGGGGGAGCAATGTGTGCAAGGGTTGAGTGATGCTGCTCAAAATACACtgctgtaatcgtttacaccccccttgtaaacgattacccgagagaaattccTGTTTTGTACATAAACTTCAACTGAGGTAGCCAGTCAGGATAACGTGGGTGACCAGTGACCAAAGCAGTATTTTTCAGTGACATCTGCACATGTGTCTGTGAAGGTGGAGGTGTTTGAGTGTTGGTAGATGGTCGGGGGTGATGTTAGGTGACCCCAAGCAGTGTGGAAGAACCCAATCTGAGTGGGGGGAGCAATGTGTGCAAGGGCTGAGTGATGCTGCTCAAAATACACTactgtaatcgtttacaccccccttgtaaacgattacgcgagagaaatTCCatatttgtacagaaacttcaattGAGGTAGCCAGTGAGGATAACGTGGGTGACCATTGACCAAAGCAGTATTTTTCAGTGACATCTGCGCATGTGTCTGTGAAGGTGCAGGTGTTTGAGTGTTGGTAGATGGTGGGGGGTGATGTATGGTGACCCCAAGCAGTGTGGTATAACCCAATCTGAGTTGGGGGAGCAATGTATGCAAGGGCTGAGTGATGCTGCTCAAAATACACTGCTATAATCGTTTACCTCacccttgtaaacgattacgcgagagaaaatccatatttgtacagaaagttcaaCTGAGGTAGTCAGTGAGGATAACGTGGGTGACCAGTGAGCAAACCAGTATTTTTCAGTGACATCTACACATGTGTCTGTGAATGTGGAGGTGTTTGAGTGTTGGTAGATGGTGGGGGGTGATGTATGGTGACCCCAAGCAGTGTGGAAGAACCCAATCTGAGTGGGAGGAGCAATGTGTGCAAGGGCTGAGTGATGCTGCTCAAAATACACtgctgtaatcgtttacaccccccttgtaaacgattacccgagagaaattcctgttttgtacagaaacttcaactgagGTAGCCAGTCAGGATAACGTGGGTGACTAGTGACCAAAGCAGTATTTTTCAGTGACATCTGCACATGTGTCTGTGAAGGTGGAGGTCTATGAGTGTTGGTAGATGGTGAGGGGTGATGTTAGGTGACCCCAAGCAGTGTGGAAGAACCCAATCTGAGTAGGGGGAGCAATGTGTGCAAGGGCTGAGTGATGCTGCTCAAAATACACtggtgtaatcgtttacaccccccttgtaaacgattacgcgagagaaaatCCATATTTGTACTGAAAGTTCAACTGAGGTACTCAGTGAGGATAACGTGGGTGACCAGTGAGCAAACCAGTATTTTTCAGTGACATCTGCACATGTGTGTGTGAAGGTGGAGGTCTATGAGTGTTGGGAGATGATGGTGGGTGATGTTAGGTGACACCAAGCAGTGGGGAAGAACCCATTCTGAGTGGGGAAACAAGTTGGGGAAGGGCTGATTGATGCTGCTCAAAATACACTGGTGTAACCGTTTACACCCcacttgtaaacgattacgcgagagaaaatCCATATTTGTACACAAAGGTCAACTCAGGTAGTCAGTCAGGATAACATGGGTGACCCCCAAGCATTTTATAACAGAATTAACTTCAAAACATTTGTATAACACAATCAACCACATCATAAAACAAGATTAATAGTTGTTAACGTACACATGATTCACAACAATAATACATTGCAGGTTTTGAATATTACAGTTATCCATTACATAGTTATAATCgtcttcaaatattaatatgacAGTTATCCAAATCCCACTACTAGTTGTCTGGTTGTTTGGACGTTGATGGTTGGTCAGTTGGAGGTACAAATTTGCGGAGGATGTCATCCACATTGAGTTTCTTCTCTGCCCACATAGGGAGTCGAATGACAGGTTTTGGGGTGTCCTTAACGAGGTCAATTGTTGGAGGACAAACATTAGCTGGAAAAACCTTCACTATAGAGCGATACGTAATATTGAGGTAGTAGTTTTGCGGACATGTAGCGAAAGGGTGGACCTAAATGTACACACCAAATTAGTGATAGGAACATTGAAAGACAAACAAGATAATTATGCAATTTAAGTACAAAATGGAAGGGTTACAAGATTCAGTAGCATAACAGAACCAACTCCGATATTGTCTGCAAATTGAGGATCTTCAAGAACTTTCTTGTGCAACGAAGCCTTCATCGTGGCAGTTGGGTCCTTCAAACATATAATAAGTTATGAATCTACCATAACATGTACTGTTGTACAATACAGGAAAGGCAATAATACCTTAACAGTCAACTGCATATCTCCCAACCCATTTGGCTTGCACTCTTTCAATATGCAAGCAACAAATGGAAGGACCTCTAGTGATTTTGCGTCTTGGAGGGAGTTGACGTTTTCGAATTTGCCATCCGTGACCAAACCTCcaataacaaaaaatgaatgaaaacagATTAGAACTGGTGAAAGTAATAATTATGTTTGAACCGTGTATTTCATTGACTGTACCATACCGTGATGTTCAATAAACATCTGTGCCCATTTCCAAGCATTGGAGTTGAAATCTCGTTCATAAGTAGCCTGAGCAACATCAGCAGCAAATTCTTGTGTGGATTTGGGTTGTTCTGTTCCCGTTCTATTCAAGAAAGCTACTTGGATGTTACCTGCAGGACCAGGTATAAGCAATGCCGACGCATCGCATTTTTTCAAAAACGATTCAAGgacatcatcatcataaacaAGGTCTTGCCATGCATCCATGATTAAGCTGAAATTTTCAGTCCAAATAGAAAGACCACGTTAAGAAGGCAAGATGTATGATGAGATGTTACTTCAAAGTAACTTGATGAAATGAAGTAGCATTAAATGTGGAGATATGTCTGATTTGATAGGAAATCTTTAAAAGTGAAAAGCATTGATTGTGGgttaagagagagagaaacttTATGCTGACAAACATTGAATGCATGGTTTGCGTGGGTTACCAAATTAGTGCTTCAGCTGCCCAACCATCAACTTTCGCGTACCAAAGACGTACATCAACGTCCAAAGTTAACTTTTCCCTACATTAACCAACCACCTCCACAAAActtactttcttcttcattaaagACAACGGATAGAGGCAGCTTGGGAAGTTTGGTGAGAACCACAGAAGTTCATTTATGGTGGACGTAAATGTTGAAGAGGATGTTGGTTAGGAACATTTGACCTTCATTAAAGGGCACCACCATTCCAACACGGTACATATTACTTAAGTTTTTCCAAATGGGTTTatgtacattttatttttcactagACAGTGGTAAATTTCGTAAGTTTTATGACTGAAAACGATGTGCTTCATCTTTAAAGCTGGGTGTAATGTCCAAGCACACAATGAATGTGGATGAAGCCAATGACTGTACTGACAATGTTGATGACCGTAATGAAAGTTTATTGGATATGGACCCAACAGTGCAAATGTGTTTTGAATCAATGATTGAAGCTAGAACCTTTTACACAAACTACGCCATTAGATGTGGGTTTGTCGTGCGGACTAGAACttctaaaaaagataaagacaaCAACGTGTACTACTTGAGATTAGTTTGTTCAAGGGAAGGGAAATATGTGTCTTCCGTCAAACCTGTGGTCAAAACACTTCCAAGTCAAACTAACCAATGTCCTGCTGAGATAACCATTGCAAAGAAGGACGACAAGTGTTTTATAAGAACCGTTGTTCTGGACCACAACCATGATCTTTGCCCGAATAACTCCAACCTTTTTGCAGCGAATAGAAAGTTAAGCATGCAAGAAAAACACACGTTGGAGGTGAACCATGATGCTGGAGTTAGGTTAAATAAGAGTTTCCTTAGCATTGTCAACGATGCCGGGGGCTATGAAAACATGGACTTCGTCGAGCGGGACGCGAGAAACTACATTGTCCAACACAGAAGATCTTTATGTAAGGATGGTGATGGTCAGACACTCCTACGATACTTTTCTTCAATGAAAGATACAAATAACGAGTTCTTCTATGACATTACACTCGATGAAGGGAATAAAATATGTAGTGTGTTTTGGGCTGATGCAAGAAGTCGTGCTGCATGTGAAGAATTTGGTGATGTTGTTTCGTTTGACACAACTTACTTAACAAATAAGTACGACATGCCATTTGCACCTTTTGTGGGAGTTAACCATCATGGACACTCCATTTTACTTGGTTGTGGATTGTTGTCTTCGGAAGACACTGACTCATTTGTATGGTTGTTCCAATGTTGGCTTAGATGCATGCGTAATAAGAGTCCTGAAGGCATTATAACTGATCAATGCAGGGCAATGGCCAACGCTATTGAACAAGTGTTTCCTAATACGAGGCATAGGTGGTGTTTATGGCACATCCTGAAGAAGTTTCCTGAAAAATTCCACGACTATAGAAATAATGCCGCTATCAAAAGCGAACTACATGCGCTTATATATGATTGTGGTTGTCCAACAGAATTTAAAAAGGGTTGGGAGGAACTACTTACAAAACATGGAATCCAGGAAAATGAATGGCTATGTAATTTGTACCAAGAGAGACATAAATGGGTTCCgtgttatttgaaaaataaattttgggcAGGCATGTCTACCACTCAGATAAGTGAGGGAATAAATGCTTTTTTTGATGGATTTATTAATTCCACAACcactcttcaacaatttgtGGTTCAATACGACAATGCTGTTAGAGTAAAGGCCCAAAAGGAAATAGAAGCGGACTTCTCGTCCATGAACACCACTATTGCATGTGGCTCTCAGTCACCGATTGAGAGACAATTTCAAGTTCAATACACACATGCAAAGTTTGAGGAGGTCCAAACAGAGTTCCGTTCAAGGATGAATTGTTTCATCAAAGACACCTTAAAGGACGACTTGTGGAACACTTACACTATAAAAGAGGAACGAATGTGGGAAGGTAATCCTTTACCTGATAAATTTTACAAAGTTCAATTTGATCCCCTCACACAGTCAACCACTTGCTCTTGCCAACTGTTTCAGTTTAGAGGAATTATATGTCGTCATTCCCTATTGGTATTTGGTCAAGAAGATGTATACAGTGTTCCCTCAGAATACATTTTGCGGCGTTGGAGCAAAAATATCCGAAGAAGACACACACTAATAACAACATCGTATAGTACTTCTAGTAATGACCCACGCATGCAAAGATACAAGATGTTGTGCAAACGTTTTTATGAAATTGCAGAAGTTGCGTGTGAGTCTGAGGTTGCTACTTCTGAATTGGAAAAAGAAATTCATTGTCTTGGTCAAAAATTTGGTTTCAGTTCATCGATGACAAATAACATCATCAGTCATGCAGGCCAACTAAGATACGATACTGGTGCATGCACGTCAATTCCACATACTCCAGTTGGAACATCTGATGTGGTTGTTCACAGTCCTGCAACTGTTAAGCGAAAAGGACGTCCACGCACAAACAGGTTGAAGTCCACCGTTGAGAAAAGAACCCAAAGAAGAAAGTCCGCTTCAGGCAGGAAGACTTCAACACCACCCACCCTTCATATGGTGAGTCATTAATTACGttcaaaatattgataaaatactTTAAGTTGTATGAATATAGttctaattaataattttgtttttgcagGAGACAAGGGCATGTAATGTTTCTGAACGTGATGACCATGTTCAATTTCACGCGGACTCTATCCAACTATCACAAGATACCGAAATGGGTCATTTAGGATTTATGTCATTGTTGTTAGCTGTACATAACAATTTCGATAACATTAGTTGATAAATACAACTTGTTCAATGTTTATTTGtgaatttattaagtttttgtaATTCATAATGCTGGTGAATGAAATCCAAGTGTTCAATGTTTGGAAACATATAAAGACAGCAAGATACAgtactgtaatcgattactacgcagtcgtaatcgattacataaccCTGGTGATAACACATAAGTATAAGTACCCATTTACATCACTACATACAGAACGTGTGTGAATTGAAATCGTGATTATAACCGCCCTAGCACGTCCTTCCTCCAATACTGTTACAAATCCTCAATACTGTGACTGCAAAACCCTAAACACAATTCAATGGGTGATCGTGCAACCAAGAAACAAAAGGCATCTTCTTCCTTTGGTGGACGTCGACGCCGCTGCAGTCCTACCCCGTCACCATCGTCATTACCTTCAACTCCTACCAATGACCTCTTCTCGTCAGATGAGCAAAAGCACAAATATGACTCCCATTTCGTCAATCGTGAAATCTTGGAAAGTAAGTATCTAGAGGATGGTTACTTTGAAGGAAAAAACTTTCAGTTCTATGACATCTTGGCCGAAGCTGGGCTAACTAAATTTGTCTTCAAGAAGACATTACCACCCAGAATAAGTGAGAGTGTTCTACAGCAACATGTTAATATCAGATACTGGGGTTATTCGAAGCGAGGTTAAAGGTGTCAAAATTAGGGTTAGCCCTAATCTTTTTCAACAACTGACTGATCTCCCCCCTGATGGTGTTTGTTATGAAGGAAGACTTGTAGATGAGTGGAAAGAACAATACGATTCTGTTACTGCAAGGCAACTAGTGTGTAGAGATGATGCAGTCATACAATCCAGAATACTAGCTGGCCACATGAAGGTTCAACCAAGGATACTTCATTATGTTCTGACTCGAGTTTTAATTCCTCGTACAACCAATATTGGTCAGGCATCCGAAGAGGATATTATGCTCCTATGGGCATTTTTAAATTCCATTCAAATTAATTGGGGACATCTTATTAGATATAAGATGAAAAGAGCGTTAAGGGAGAACGCAAAGTTGCCATATCCACATTTGATAACCATCTTCATGGAACACTTTGAAGTGCCTACTAACACTGATCCCATTTCAGAAGTTAAGTTCAAGCAAAAAATGGGTAGTGAAGTTGTAGCATCATTTGGTTATGTGCAAAATGATGATGGAGAATGGGTTCCCAAAGCCAACGCCCCCCATCCCCCCGTACACCAAGGTCAACATCAACAGGGCTCAGATGATGAACAAGGCAGTTCATCTACAACACTAAATAATGTCATCAACCGCATAGAACAACTTCAGACCTTCGTTGGTACAAGATTTGATGCGTTTGAAACTCGATTCGATGCCTTTGAaaacagatttcaaaacatGGACATCGTCATCACTACAAGGTTTGATGCATTGCAATCGCGCGTTGGGAACATTGAAGAACAACTGCAACAGTTCAAAAGTGCTTCTCAAAACAATCCTAACACTTAGAATTGGATGTTTAGGCTATATTTTCTGCATTCGAAAAAAACTATGTATCACAGTAcctattttcataatttgaagtctttaatttaatgaagttCCTTATTGTCAATCTTCGTCATTTAATTTGTAATgtttaatttatcataaaatatacaaattgtCAGTAAAACATCAACAGCACTTACCAAATAATACCTCCCCATCCAAATACAGGTGCACTTCTGCCTGAAATGGTCACTAAAAAATACTGGTTTGCTCACTGGTCACCCACGTTATCCTCACTGAGTACCTCAGTTGAAGTTTCTTTACAAAACAtgaatttctctcgggtaatcgtttacaagggggtgtaaacgattacagcaGTGTATTTTGAGCAGCATCACTCAGCCCTTGCACACATTGCTCCCCCCACTCAGATTGGGTTCTTCCCCACATCTTGGGGTCACCTAACATCACCCTCCACCATCTACCAACACTCAAACACCTCCACCTTCACAGACACATGTGCAGATGTCACTGAAAAATACTGGTTTGCTCACTGGTCACCCACGTTATCCTCACTGAGTACctcagttgaagtttctgtacaaaacaggaatttctctcgggtaatcgtttacaaagggggtgtaaacgattacagcaGTGTATTTTGAGCAGCATCACTCAGCCCTTGCACACATTGCTCCCCCCACTCAGATTGGGTTCTTCCACACTGCTTGGGGTCACCTACCATCACCCCCCACCATCTACCAACACTCAAACACCTCCACCTTCATAGACACATGTGCAGAAGTCACTGAAAAATATTGGTTTGCTCACTGGTCACCCACGTTATCCTCACTGACTACCTCAGttgaactttctgtacaaaacaggaatttctctcgcgtaatcgtttacaaggggGGTGTAAACAATTACAGCAATGTATTTTGAGCAGCATCACTCAACCCTTCCCCAACTTGTTTCCCCACTCAGAATGGGTTCTTCCCCACTGCTTGGGGTCACCTAACATCACCTACTACACTGTAAGATCACTGAAACAACAATATATGGTATTGAAAGTACAAATATGTGACCAAaccaaaatatcaatttttgttTCAGTGAACTATATCCATACAATacactttgttttcttaatgTATTTACAATCATCAAATACACATATCAATCCTTACACTTTGTTTACATTAATAAACTGAATACAaatatcactcattttttattctaagcactaCGGTTCCGGTGTATGGAGTCCTAAGTGCTCTTCCCTTGTAACGCCTGCGCGACCCAACCCTAACATACGTCTTCAAAGGTTGTTGATTTGTGTCAATGTCAGTTGGGGATACAAATCCAGTGTTCATGGATGATTCTGTACGAGGCACACTTTCTCCACCCTGATCTTTATTTTGTCGTTTTGCCTTCTCTTCAGCCAATTGTGCCTCCAAACCTACAACCCtccttttaagttcttcaattagaTATTCGTGTTCCTGTAAGGCACGCATAAAACTTTCTCTTCGATTTCTTTTTTGTATCTTATTTGGTCTTGCTAGGCCATCCTTCCTTGTTGGTGTTGGTCTGTATACCTTCTTATCCTTGGTTGAAGCAGccacatcaacatcatcatcatcaacaaccTGAAATTTAACCATATATTTCACACTACACAACTTAActcaatatataaaaacataacaaaacttgAGATAACAAACGACATACTAAACCTGTTTCCATACAACGTTTTACGAATTTGTCTCCAACACTTCTATTCATCCAATGCAATATTCTTGGAAATTTATCAATTGGACCTTCGGGTGGAACAAAATGCTCAAAAAACCATACCTAACAAAAGTAAATCATCTTAGATTGTTCTAAATcacaaaagaataaacaaaCTATATACATATTACATCAACAACGAATAATTACCTGCAACATGTAAACACAACCATCCACGTAAACGTTTGTTGTACCTTTGCCTTTCTTCAAGCCATCTgaagctttgcacaaactacGTAACAAAAAATGATAAACTAGACTACCCCAACAATAACTACCCAAACCACTTAAGTTGTCAACAATATTAAACATTACGGGAAACACTTTTCCACTacgttttggaaataaaatctcACATATTCCTACCAATAAGTAAAGGCTACAAAAATGAGAACAAGggatttttttcttgtgttttcgcATTAGAAATTTGTATATCGAATTCAAATCCTTTGTTCCTTTCCCTAGGTATTTCACACATTCAATGTTTCCCATTTCCTCCTTCAAGTTAATATTTACACCATCTGTACTCAATCCCAACcctaaataaaaatcattttcatttatattcacaAGTttatttccaacaaaaaaaCCACTACTCGAGTCGTCCCACTTACCCAATAACTCACTCAATATATTTCTACCTAGTTTAAGATTTACATTCAAATCTAAAAACCACGAAAACGGAGTCTTCGCAATCAATGACCGATGCTCCTCTGTCaagcgttcgttcaaagtacatatatactttgtcgAAAAAGAGTGACGAACGGTCAACTGCATCAACCAAAGTAAAATAAGCACAACTACTAAACccaaaaaccaaaacaaaagtaAACCAACCCGAAATCTAAACCCAAACCAAAATAACCATGTAACGAAAGGGAACGACAAAGCACTTACCTTCGTCGTCGGACAATGGTCACCGGAACGTTCCATTGCGCGCTATAACATCAACCAAAAATA
This sequence is a window from Vigna angularis cultivar LongXiaoDou No.4 chromosome 2, ASM1680809v1, whole genome shotgun sequence. Protein-coding genes within it:
- the LOC108327402 gene encoding protein FAR-RED IMPAIRED RESPONSE 1-like → MNVDEANDCTDNVDDRNESLLDMDPTVQMCFESMIEARTFYTNYAIRCGFVVRTRTSKKDKDNNVYYLRLVCSREGKYVSSVKPVVKTLPSQTNQCPAEITIAKKDDKCFIRTVVLDHNHDLCPNNSNLFAANRKLSMQEKHTLEVNHDAGVRLNKSFLSIVNDAGGYENMDFVERDARNYIVQHRRSLCKDGDGQTLLRYFSSMKDTNNEFFYDITLDEGNKICSVFWADARSRAACEEFGDVVSFDTTYLTNKYDMPFAPFVGVNHHGHSILLGCGLLSSEDTDSFVWLFQCWLRCMRNKSPEGIITDQCRAMANAIEQVFPNTRHRWCLWHILKKFPEKFHDYRNNAAIKSELHALIYDCGCPTEFKKGWEELLTKHGIQENEWLCNLYQERHKWVPCYLKNKFWAGMSTTQISEGINAFFDGFINSTTTLQQFVVQYDNAVRVKAQKEIEADFSSMNTTIACGSQSPIERQFQVQYTHAKFEEVQTEFRSRMNCFIKDTLKDDLWNTYTIKEERMWEGNPLPDKFYKVQFDPLTQSTTCSCQLFQFRGIICRHSLLVFGQEDVYSVPSEYILRRWSKNIRRRHTLITTSYSTSSNDPRMQRYKMLCKRFYEIAEVACESEVATSELEKEIHCLGQKFGFSSSMTNNIISHAGQLRYDTGACTSIPHTPVGTSDVVVHSPATVKRKGRPRTNRLKSTVEKRTQRRKSASGRKTSTPPTLHMETRACNVSERDDHVQFHADSIQLSQDTEMGHLGFMSLLLAVHNNFDNIS